Proteins encoded together in one Gammaproteobacteria bacterium window:
- the era gene encoding GTPase Era: protein MNKVSRCGYVAIIGRPNVGKSTLLNHILGQKICITSRKPQTTRHRILGIKTEGEIQTVYVDTPGLHQEAKKALNRYMNKAASAAIHDVDVIVFIVEALKWQADDEWILQKLKHVQSPVILVINKVDKIADKQMLLPFIEELSNKFKFNYILPMSALKNNNVIELENLVNSFLPENPHFFPDDQVTDASERFLASEIIREKLMRSLGQELPYALTVQIEQFKEEKKMYRIGAIIWVEKLSQKAIVIGAEGGVLKKVGTRARKEMELLFETKIFLQLWVKVKESWSDSDRALQSLGYRSESD, encoded by the coding sequence ATGAATAAAGTTTCACGTTGTGGTTATGTTGCAATTATTGGTCGTCCTAATGTGGGTAAATCAACATTGTTAAATCATATTCTCGGTCAAAAAATATGTATCACTTCACGCAAACCTCAAACCACTCGGCATCGCATTTTGGGTATAAAGACAGAGGGTGAAATACAAACCGTTTATGTCGATACGCCAGGGCTACATCAAGAAGCAAAAAAAGCATTAAATCGTTATATGAACAAAGCAGCGAGTGCTGCGATTCATGATGTGGATGTAATTGTTTTTATCGTTGAAGCGCTCAAATGGCAAGCCGATGATGAATGGATTTTGCAAAAGTTAAAACACGTTCAAAGTCCGGTCATCTTGGTTATCAATAAAGTGGATAAAATTGCAGATAAACAAATGCTGCTACCCTTTATAGAGGAACTGAGTAATAAGTTTAAATTTAATTATATTTTACCTATGTCTGCATTAAAAAATAATAATGTGATTGAATTAGAAAATTTGGTAAATTCCTTCCTGCCTGAAAACCCGCATTTTTTCCCTGATGATCAAGTCACCGATGCCAGTGAGCGTTTTTTAGCCTCAGAAATTATTCGCGAAAAATTAATGCGCAGTTTAGGTCAAGAATTACCTTATGCTTTAACGGTCCAAATTGAGCAGTTTAAAGAAGAAAAAAAAATGTACCGTATTGGCGCAATTATATGGGTGGAGAAATTAAGTCAGAAAGCCATTGTGATTGGAGCCGAGGGAGGCGTGCTCAAAAAAGTAGGCACGCGAGCGCGCAAAGAAATGGAGCTGCTTTTTGAAACCAAAATATTTTTACAGCTTTGGGTGAAAGTAAAAGAAAGTTGGTCAGATAGTGATCGCGCGCTGCAAAGCTTAGGCTATAGGAGCGAAAGCGATTAA
- the recO gene encoding DNA repair protein RecO has translation MGAKAIKIVLEPAFVLHAKPYRETSLLVDFFTLNHGLISAIARSARGMQSRFKGCLVPFSPLVISGIAKTELVQITAAEATNAAYFIQGQNLFNCIYLNELLIKLLHRYDPYPNLFDYYQKALERLQNQNEEPQKILRFFEKQLLAELGYGLNLTQEVTGKAVLPNQFYRYHIEEGIVACGNIHPENTTFRGSDLIAIEKNNFETSEILKAARRLMRLVLGGLLGNKHLKSRELFS, from the coding sequence ATAGGAGCGAAAGCGATTAAGATAGTTCTGGAGCCTGCCTTTGTACTACATGCAAAACCCTATCGTGAAACTAGCCTGCTGGTTGATTTTTTTACGTTGAATCATGGCCTCATTTCTGCTATCGCTCGGAGCGCTCGTGGAATGCAATCTCGCTTTAAAGGGTGCTTAGTCCCTTTTTCCCCTTTGGTAATAAGTGGTATAGCAAAAACCGAATTGGTGCAAATTACAGCCGCGGAAGCAACTAATGCAGCGTATTTTATTCAAGGCCAAAACTTATTTAATTGTATTTATTTAAATGAGCTGTTAATAAAACTGTTACATCGATACGATCCTTATCCGAATTTATTTGATTATTATCAAAAAGCCCTTGAGCGGTTACAAAATCAAAATGAAGAGCCTCAAAAAATATTACGGTTTTTTGAAAAACAGCTTTTAGCTGAGTTAGGCTACGGTTTGAATTTAACGCAAGAAGTGACTGGCAAAGCAGTGCTTCCTAACCAATTTTATCGGTATCATATTGAGGAAGGAATTGTTGCTTGCGGCAATATCCACCCGGAAAACACGACATTTCGCGGCAGCGATTTAATAGCCATCGAGAAAAATAATTTTGAAACCAGTGAAATTTTGAAAGCCGCAAGGCGGCTGATGCGTTTAGTATTGGGAGGTTTATTAGGTAATAAACATCTTAAAAGTAGAGAGCTTTTTTCTTAA
- a CDS encoding DUF2520 domain-containing protein yields the protein MKQVPHYLIIGNGRVAKHIAHYFTLLKITFAKWCRKDPTDQLITLLPQASHILILIDDRAIDKFIAQHLQKANSILVHFSGSLTSKFAYGAHPLTSFNDGLYDLETYMSIPFIIDHDAPDFGNLLPNLSNLNLRLNTSLKSKYHALCVLSGNFSVILWQKFFRNLSDEFNIPISLSQIYLTQITQNLIANPENALTGPLVRHDYETINNNLASLKDDPFQEVYQTFVTCYDKITMKEAI from the coding sequence ATGAAACAAGTACCGCATTATTTAATTATTGGCAATGGCCGTGTAGCCAAACATATTGCGCATTATTTTACTTTATTAAAAATCACGTTTGCTAAATGGTGTAGAAAAGATCCTACAGACCAGCTTATAACGCTCCTTCCTCAAGCTTCCCACATATTAATCTTAATTGATGACCGAGCTATAGATAAATTTATTGCACAACACTTACAAAAAGCAAATAGTATTCTTGTTCATTTTTCCGGTAGTTTAACGAGTAAATTTGCTTATGGTGCTCATCCATTAACTAGTTTCAATGATGGTTTATATGATCTTGAAACGTATATGTCTATTCCTTTTATAATTGATCATGATGCGCCAGATTTTGGAAATTTATTGCCCAATTTATCAAATCTAAATCTGCGTTTGAATACATCATTAAAATCGAAATATCATGCTTTATGCGTGTTAAGCGGCAATTTCAGTGTTATTTTATGGCAAAAATTTTTCCGCAACTTGAGCGATGAATTTAATATTCCGATTTCATTATCACAGATTTATCTGACACAAATCACACAAAATCTTATTGCCAATCCTGAAAATGCATTAACGGGTCCCCTTGTTCGTCACGATTATGAAACGATTAATAATAATTTAGCTTCTCTCAAAGACGATCCATTTCAAGAGGTCTATCAAACTTTCGTAACTTGTTATGACAAAATTACAATGAAGGAGGCCATATGA
- the panB gene encoding 3-methyl-2-oxobutanoate hydroxymethyltransferase: MRVENFYAKKEANSKISMVTCYDYSSARILSNTSIDCLLVGDSLAMTMHGFKDTLSTTLEMMVLHTAAVKRGANNKFIVSDLPFLSYRKSLSNSVSSVQHLICAGANAVKLEGASGNLKLIKHLVDSGIPVMGHIGLTPQHVLKMGYKVQGRTQESRQQIQDEALLLQEAGCFALVLECIPSQLAKEITEQVSIATIGIGAGPHPNGQVLVFQDLLGLNIDFTPSFVKKFTDGEQHIKDGVNSYIQSINRGEFPLHEDHCCA, translated from the coding sequence ATGAGAGTTGAAAATTTTTATGCTAAAAAAGAAGCGAATTCCAAAATAAGCATGGTGACCTGTTATGATTATTCCAGCGCACGTATTTTATCAAACACTTCTATTGATTGCTTGCTCGTAGGGGATTCTCTCGCCATGACCATGCATGGTTTTAAAGACACACTCTCTACCACTTTAGAGATGATGGTTCTACATACCGCGGCTGTCAAACGAGGAGCGAATAACAAATTTATTGTTAGCGATCTTCCCTTTCTTAGCTACCGTAAATCACTTAGCAATAGCGTCTCGTCTGTACAACATTTAATCTGTGCAGGCGCAAACGCAGTCAAATTAGAAGGGGCGTCGGGCAACTTAAAGCTTATTAAACACTTAGTTGATTCCGGCATCCCCGTTATGGGACATATTGGTTTAACTCCGCAACACGTACTAAAAATGGGGTACAAAGTTCAGGGGAGGACACAAGAAAGTAGGCAGCAGATCCAGGATGAAGCATTACTGCTCCAAGAAGCGGGTTGCTTTGCACTTGTACTAGAGTGCATACCAAGTCAACTTGCCAAAGAAATAACTGAACAAGTTTCTATTGCTACTATAGGCATTGGAGCAGGTCCGCATCCTAATGGTCAAGTACTTGTTTTTCAAGATTTACTCGGGCTCAACATAGATTTCACCCCTTCGTTTGTTAAAAAATTCACTGATGGAGAGCAGCATATCAAGGATGGAGTGAATTCCTATATTCAATCTATTAATAGAGGAGAATTTCCCCTACATGAAGATCATTGTTGCGCTTAA
- the panC gene encoding pantoate--beta-alanine ligase, whose translation MKIIVALNEWQEIRASLKNKRVGFVPTMGNLHQGHMSLCASSQMNNDVTAVSIFVNPTQFNQTQDFEHYPRTLEADITKLSSHNIDYLLVPSSTEIYNDNYEIQLTENNISLELEGQFRPNHFAGMLTVVLKLLHLVQPSNAYFGEKDFQQLLLIKKMVASLFIPTQIIACPTIRAEDGLALSSRNSKLTAVQRKKAASLYQSLNSTNSTDIIIKQLTQLGFKVDYIVEKWQRRLGAVWLDNVRLIDNVELW comes from the coding sequence ATGAAGATCATTGTTGCGCTTAATGAATGGCAAGAAATTCGGGCATCGCTTAAAAACAAACGTGTTGGCTTTGTTCCGACGATGGGAAACTTACATCAAGGTCACATGAGTCTCTGTGCGAGCTCACAAATGAACAATGATGTTACCGCGGTTAGTATTTTTGTTAATCCTACCCAGTTTAATCAAACACAGGATTTTGAGCACTATCCGCGCACGTTAGAGGCAGATATAACTAAGCTTTCTTCACATAACATTGATTACTTATTGGTGCCTTCTTCGACAGAAATCTATAATGATAATTATGAAATACAACTTACTGAAAACAATATAAGCCTAGAATTAGAGGGTCAATTTCGTCCAAATCATTTTGCTGGCATGTTAACTGTCGTACTAAAACTGCTACATTTAGTGCAGCCGAGTAACGCTTATTTCGGTGAGAAGGACTTTCAGCAGTTGTTATTAATAAAGAAAATGGTTGCTAGTTTATTTATTCCCACTCAAATAATCGCTTGTCCCACTATAAGAGCAGAAGATGGATTAGCACTTAGTTCGCGCAACTCTAAACTCACTGCTGTGCAACGTAAGAAAGCAGCTAGTTTGTATCAGTCACTTAACAGCACTAATTCTACCGATATAATTATAAAACAACTTACCCAGTTGGGGTTTAAAGTGGATTATATCGTTGAGAAGTGGCAAAGACGTTTAGGCGCTGTTTGGCTGGATAACGTTAGGTTGATCGACAACGTTGAATTATGGTAA
- a CDS encoding type III pantothenate kinase — protein sequence MLLCMDVGNTLINAGVYHQEQLVCHFQYSTPLLGTADQFYIFLFQYLQTKNIAIDDITGVAMCSVVPSFESILKQAFAVFNVDIFMLQAGVKTGLNIKYKHPQDVGADKIANAIGAVQVFPNKNLIIVDMSTATSICAINKNKIYLGGTILPGIQISMESLKNKAAKLIEVDIGKASSYLGANIKESIQAGLYYGQLGGIKEIVNGMQSQVFNDEEIIIIGTGSFSNLYTNETLFALHLPHLALDGLKIAYSYSVE from the coding sequence ATGTTATTGTGTATGGATGTTGGAAATACTTTAATCAATGCGGGTGTCTATCATCAAGAACAGCTCGTTTGTCACTTTCAATATTCTACCCCGCTTCTGGGTACAGCTGATCAATTTTATATTTTTTTATTTCAATACTTGCAAACAAAAAATATTGCTATTGATGATATTACGGGTGTTGCTATGTGCTCGGTTGTTCCCAGTTTTGAGAGTATCTTAAAACAGGCATTCGCGGTTTTTAATGTAGACATATTTATGTTGCAAGCCGGAGTGAAAACAGGCCTTAATATAAAGTACAAACATCCTCAAGATGTAGGCGCCGACAAAATCGCAAATGCGATAGGTGCTGTACAAGTGTTTCCTAACAAAAATTTAATTATTGTTGATATGAGCACTGCTACCAGTATCTGTGCTATTAACAAAAATAAAATATATCTGGGGGGCACTATTTTACCGGGTATTCAAATATCAATGGAATCATTAAAAAATAAAGCAGCCAAATTAATAGAGGTAGACATAGGCAAAGCTTCATCCTACTTAGGCGCAAATATAAAGGAAAGCATTCAAGCCGGACTTTATTATGGTCAGCTTGGTGGTATAAAAGAAATTGTTAATGGCATGCAATCTCAGGTATTCAACGATGAAGAAATTATTATCATAGGCACGGGCAGCTTCTCAAATTTGTATACAAATGAAACATTATTTGCTCTCCACCTGCCTCACCTCGCGCTCGACGGTTTAAAAATCGCTTATAGTTATTCTGTTGAATAA
- a CDS encoding UDP-2,3-diacylglucosamine diphosphatase, whose translation MRHTLFIADLHLDEKHTLSTQLFNQFMDNHAPQAEAVYILGDFFELWIGDDHETPYISTIKRRLKSLTEKNIPVYFMRGNRDFLIGKRFAKQTGCKILAEHSIAQVYGEDVILLHGDSLCSLDLKHMKFRKLTNNLLLRALFLSLPLRVRKKIGDSLRQSSRGHHSIVPDYLDVVPETIDHIFSTTPAQLMVHGHIHKASVFKTMLDHKPTERIVLGAWEHQGCALKWYESGKKEMLFF comes from the coding sequence ATGCGACATACCTTATTTATTGCAGACCTCCATCTGGATGAAAAACATACGTTAAGCACCCAACTGTTCAATCAGTTTATGGATAATCATGCCCCTCAGGCAGAGGCCGTGTATATTTTGGGTGATTTTTTCGAGCTGTGGATAGGCGATGATCACGAGACACCGTATATCTCCACCATAAAAAGGCGGCTGAAATCGTTAACTGAAAAAAATATTCCTGTCTATTTTATGCGCGGCAACCGTGATTTTTTAATCGGCAAACGCTTTGCTAAACAAACAGGCTGCAAGATTCTAGCTGAACATAGCATCGCTCAAGTCTATGGCGAAGATGTTATTTTATTGCATGGCGACTCGCTGTGCTCACTTGATCTTAAGCATATGAAGTTCCGTAAGCTCACGAATAACCTTTTGCTCCGCGCATTATTTTTAAGCCTACCTTTAAGGGTTCGAAAAAAAATTGGCGATAGTCTACGTCAATCGAGTCGAGGTCATCATTCGATAGTCCCCGATTACTTAGATGTGGTTCCTGAAACTATCGATCACATTTTTTCAACGACCCCCGCACAACTTATGGTCCATGGTCACATCCACAAGGCCAGTGTTTTCAAGACTATGCTCGATCACAAACCCACTGAACGGATTGTATTGGGCGCATGGGAACACCAAGGGTGTGCATTAAAATGGTATGAGAGCGGCAAAAAAGAAATGTTATTTTTCTAA
- a CDS encoding glutamate--tRNA ligase translates to MKAKSRFCPSPTGYVHLGNARTALFNALLAKQKEGIFLLRIEDTDVTRSKKEYEEALELDLNWLGLCWDEGPHKDLNHGPYCQSERQEVYDHYYTLLEQQEKAYPCFCTEEELALMRKVQRASGRPPRYAGTCLGLSQEKIQEKMTAGMKPTLRFHVPNDCTIEFDDAVRGLQRFSGSDIGDFIIRRADGTSPFMFCNAIDDALMEVTYALRGEDHLTNTPRQVLILQALQLPIPTYGHISLIVGDDGSPLSKRHGSRSIRELRESGFFPEAVNNYMARLGHYYENDTYMSLDELAGQFKLTNLGKSPARFDYQQLLRWQQEAISRKQSDALWEWMSESTRHLVPEAKREMFITTIKSNITFPEDAEKYALIFFSSDKRMLLEEQKKILQEAGPNFFRVAIDAVEDQGQNFRAISEYLQERLQVKGKGLFQPLRIALTGELHGPEMAAIFRILPVSEIITRLNLAQQNMAN, encoded by the coding sequence ATGAAAGCAAAATCGCGGTTTTGCCCAAGTCCAACAGGTTATGTTCATCTCGGCAATGCCCGCACTGCATTATTTAATGCATTACTTGCCAAGCAAAAAGAAGGCATTTTTTTGCTTCGTATTGAAGATACCGATGTCACCCGCTCCAAAAAGGAATATGAAGAAGCATTAGAGCTCGATCTAAACTGGCTCGGGTTATGTTGGGACGAAGGCCCACATAAAGATTTAAATCATGGGCCCTATTGCCAGTCTGAGCGTCAAGAAGTCTATGATCATTATTACACATTGCTAGAACAGCAAGAAAAAGCCTACCCTTGTTTTTGCACCGAAGAAGAATTAGCGTTGATGCGCAAGGTGCAGCGTGCTTCTGGCCGGCCTCCTCGTTATGCAGGCACTTGTTTGGGTCTTTCCCAAGAGAAAATACAAGAAAAAATGACGGCGGGCATGAAGCCTACATTACGTTTCCATGTGCCTAATGACTGTACCATTGAGTTTGATGATGCAGTAAGAGGGTTGCAGCGATTTAGCGGAAGCGATATCGGTGATTTTATTATACGACGTGCTGACGGTACATCTCCCTTCATGTTTTGCAATGCCATTGATGATGCCTTAATGGAAGTGACGTATGCGTTGAGAGGGGAGGATCACCTCACTAATACCCCGCGACAAGTGTTAATTTTACAAGCATTGCAGCTTCCAATTCCCACTTACGGACATATTTCGTTAATTGTGGGGGACGATGGCAGCCCGTTATCTAAAAGGCATGGCAGTCGCAGTATTCGTGAATTACGTGAGTCAGGGTTTTTCCCTGAAGCCGTTAATAATTACATGGCTCGATTAGGCCATTATTATGAAAATGATACCTATATGTCGCTCGACGAATTAGCGGGCCAATTTAAATTAACCAATTTAGGTAAATCGCCTGCTCGTTTTGACTATCAACAATTACTACGTTGGCAACAAGAAGCTATTTCACGCAAGCAAAGTGACGCTTTGTGGGAATGGATGAGTGAGAGCACTCGACACCTCGTGCCTGAAGCCAAACGCGAAATGTTCATTACAACAATCAAGTCAAATATCACCTTTCCAGAGGATGCAGAAAAATATGCATTAATTTTCTTTTCCAGCGATAAACGAATGCTGCTGGAAGAACAGAAGAAAATATTGCAAGAAGCAGGTCCAAATTTTTTCCGAGTAGCAATTGATGCTGTTGAAGATCAGGGGCAGAATTTTAGAGCCATCAGTGAATATCTGCAGGAAAGATTGCAAGTGAAGGGCAAGGGGCTATTTCAGCCGCTGCGTATTGCGTTGACAGGTGAACTGCATGGACCCGAAATGGCTGCTATTTTTAGAATATTGCCGGTGAGTGAGATTATTACCAGATTGAATTTGGCACAGCAGAATATGGCGAATTAA
- a CDS encoding GNAT family N-acetyltransferase: MIRKYLIKTTKLSKNELKEIKNLSIISHNIDGFKTKLYWNILEDRKLPEYDDFLLYIEGNLAAYIGVFAFKEDEVELSAIVHPKHRQQGHFKSLLSEVFAELTKRNFKKCLIICNREAEIAMQIVKKLNTTFSHSEYEMVSQKPVQFPNLPSLELREFTHDDIVDLAQMDAICFNSSLDKMIFRFVNSMNEKNRKVYVALSEGEKIGKVHLRFDDKNHAYIHDLCILPVHRRKKFATAMVLKIMEMLQQKKINRIYLDVEGDNTSAIKLYEQCGYEITAIHDFWAYEIP; the protein is encoded by the coding sequence TTAAAAATCTCTCTATTATTTCGCATAATATCGATGGGTTTAAAACCAAACTTTACTGGAATATTTTGGAAGATAGAAAGCTTCCTGAGTATGACGATTTCTTGTTGTATATTGAGGGTAATTTAGCTGCTTATATCGGCGTATTTGCCTTTAAAGAAGATGAAGTAGAGTTATCTGCCATAGTTCACCCAAAGCATCGCCAACAAGGCCATTTTAAAAGTTTGTTATCAGAAGTTTTCGCAGAACTGACAAAAAGAAATTTTAAAAAATGTTTGATAATTTGTAATCGAGAAGCTGAGATTGCGATGCAAATTGTGAAAAAACTTAACACTACTTTTTCACATTCCGAATATGAAATGGTCTCCCAAAAACCCGTGCAATTTCCGAATTTACCGTCTCTTGAACTTCGTGAATTTACGCATGATGATATTGTAGATCTCGCACAAATGGATGCCATTTGTTTTAACAGTTCTCTCGATAAGATGATATTTCGTTTCGTCAACAGTATGAATGAAAAAAATCGCAAAGTGTATGTTGCCTTAAGTGAGGGCGAAAAAATTGGCAAAGTTCACTTACGTTTTGATGATAAAAATCATGCCTACATACATGATCTTTGTATTTTACCCGTGCATCGACGCAAAAAATTTGCTACCGCAATGGTCTTGAAAATAATGGAAATGCTACAGCAAAAAAAAATTAACCGAATTTATTTGGATGTTGAAGGCGACAATACCAGCGCAATAAAACTTTATGAACAATGCGGCTATGAAATTACCGCTATTCATGATTTTTGGGCTTATGAAATTCCCTAA